In Blastopirellula marina, a single genomic region encodes these proteins:
- a CDS encoding RtcB family protein yields the protein MSLNELKRVDANRLELINPYGIDVTLFANEEVPIEPVAVAELQAMLQLQETIEDIYKACPKRFSVEPVIESVAITPDFHKARGIPVGTILETSGFLVPQAIGNDINCGMRLHRTSLTADQLKASVNTLEIACRSIFFEAGRRIPLAWPHREALLLSGIEGLYATVDKTFDEGLWSYFHRTDRDETLARIERRGCLSASRVHGLEDFLGHRERLHRDSQIGSIGGGNHFVEFQKVERILDGQIAHAWGLEPGMVTIMVHTGSVSVGYASGSFYRDQVRLRHPTSVRRPQNGIDILPIGPEDGEAESLFWDSMNNAANFAYANRMFLALMAWASLENCFGETRCELLYDAPHNMIWKEQSKGYETYIHRKGACPARGFDAMAGTPFAYYGEPVLVPGSMGASSYVLAGNGFPGTNQSAAHGAGRAISRGASMKGFDREFQQFLEEFRVVTPVDFRRQDIRQRSDIRHKKLADLRQEAPFAYKGIGSVIETIQSSGMARPVAELKPLMTVKG from the coding sequence ATGTCTTTGAATGAACTGAAGCGAGTCGATGCCAATCGGCTTGAACTGATCAATCCGTACGGAATTGATGTCACGCTGTTCGCAAACGAAGAGGTCCCCATCGAGCCGGTGGCCGTAGCTGAACTGCAGGCGATGCTTCAGTTACAAGAAACAATCGAGGACATCTACAAGGCATGTCCCAAAAGGTTCTCGGTTGAGCCTGTGATTGAAAGTGTGGCCATAACGCCCGACTTTCATAAAGCTCGCGGAATTCCGGTCGGAACCATTCTGGAGACCAGTGGATTTCTCGTGCCCCAGGCGATTGGTAACGACATTAACTGTGGAATGCGTCTGCATCGAACGAGTCTCACGGCCGACCAACTGAAAGCATCTGTCAACACTCTGGAAATTGCCTGTCGTTCCATTTTCTTCGAGGCAGGACGACGAATTCCCCTCGCCTGGCCGCATCGTGAGGCCTTGCTACTTTCGGGTATCGAAGGCCTATACGCCACCGTCGACAAGACATTCGATGAAGGTCTCTGGAGCTACTTTCATCGTACTGATCGCGATGAAACGTTGGCCAGGATTGAGCGACGTGGCTGCCTGTCGGCTAGTCGAGTGCATGGTCTCGAAGATTTCCTGGGTCATCGTGAGCGTCTGCACCGTGATAGCCAAATTGGTTCGATTGGAGGTGGAAATCACTTCGTCGAGTTCCAGAAGGTAGAACGCATCCTGGATGGTCAGATCGCGCACGCGTGGGGGCTTGAACCAGGCATGGTTACCATTATGGTGCATACTGGAAGCGTGTCGGTGGGATATGCCAGCGGCAGTTTCTACCGCGATCAGGTTCGACTTCGCCATCCGACATCCGTTCGCAGACCCCAGAATGGAATCGATATATTGCCGATTGGGCCGGAAGATGGTGAAGCCGAATCGCTTTTCTGGGACTCGATGAACAATGCCGCGAACTTCGCCTACGCAAATCGAATGTTTCTAGCACTGATGGCTTGGGCAAGCCTTGAGAACTGTTTTGGAGAGACGCGGTGCGAACTCCTGTATGACGCTCCTCATAACATGATTTGGAAAGAACAATCTAAAGGATATGAGACATACATACATCGCAAGGGGGCTTGTCCTGCCCGGGGATTCGATGCGATGGCAGGTACCCCATTTGCCTATTATGGTGAGCCGGTACTTGTTCCAGGATCGATGGGAGCCAGTAGTTATGTCCTTGCAGGAAACGGTTTCCCCGGCACCAATCAAAGTGCGGCCCACGGCGCTGGACGGGCCATTTCACGTGGAGCGTCGATGAAGGGTTTTGATCGAGAGTTTCAGCAGTTCTTGGAAGAGTTTCGTGTGGTAACGCCCGTTGACTTTCGACGTCAAGACATTCGCCAGCGGAGCGATATTAGGCACAAGAAGCTGGCCGATTTGCGGCAGGAAGCCCCATTCGCATACAAGGGAATCGGCTCAGTCATCGAGACGATTCAATCATCCGGTATGGCCAGACCGGTCGCGGAACTAAAACCCCTGATGACGGTCAAAGGTTAG
- a CDS encoding SGNH/GDSL hydrolase family protein, with protein sequence MKISKSRLTVLCVSGVLAITCAVFYVQYFMLRPIGSGPAGPEVADEPFSEIWSDRKVMLVGIGDSITAGLGADSPDHTFFQRLVENPSDEFPDMQGKSLSIILPGLIAENLAISGSTSKDHLRVIEDRLLPHEPDVFGLVVITSGGNDLIHSYGRRPPKECAMYGATLAEAEPWIASFRIRLSDMLDKITASFPGGCEIYLADIYDPTDGVGDAPSVYLPHWPDALAIHERYNEVILDCIDARPNVYHVPLHETFMGHGSHATQFWRSTYVTDDPNYWFYENIEDPNDRGYDAIRRVFLNKIIDHSSLHASAPLSAK encoded by the coding sequence ATGAAAATCAGTAAGTCAAGACTAACCGTTTTGTGCGTTTCTGGGGTCTTGGCGATCACCTGTGCCGTGTTTTATGTCCAGTATTTTATGCTGCGGCCGATTGGCAGTGGGCCTGCGGGACCAGAGGTTGCCGACGAGCCCTTCAGCGAAATCTGGAGCGACCGCAAGGTGATGCTTGTAGGGATCGGGGACAGCATCACGGCAGGCCTCGGTGCTGACTCGCCAGATCACACCTTTTTCCAGCGGCTTGTGGAAAATCCTTCCGACGAATTCCCCGATATGCAGGGAAAGTCTCTTTCGATCATCTTGCCTGGCCTAATTGCAGAGAACCTGGCGATTTCTGGTTCGACGTCGAAAGACCATTTGCGTGTCATAGAAGATCGGTTGTTGCCACACGAACCTGACGTCTTTGGGCTGGTGGTCATAACCTCAGGTGGAAATGACTTGATCCATAGCTATGGACGGAGGCCTCCTAAGGAGTGTGCCATGTACGGTGCAACGCTTGCTGAGGCCGAGCCGTGGATCGCTTCATTTCGCATACGCCTGAGTGATATGCTTGATAAGATTACCGCATCCTTTCCCGGCGGTTGCGAGATTTATCTGGCAGACATTTACGATCCGACCGACGGTGTGGGGGATGCGCCGAGTGTCTATCTTCCGCATTGGCCAGACGCTTTGGCTATTCACGAGAGGTACAACGAAGTCATCCTGGATTGCATTGACGCACGTCCCAACGTCTACCATGTTCCTCTACATGAAACCTTCATGGGGCATGGTTCGCACGCGACTCAATTCTGGCGATCCACTTACGTTACAGACGATCCGAATTATTGGTTCTATGAAAACATCGAAGACCCCAACGATCGGGGCTACGATGCCATTCGCCGAGTATTTCTCAACAAGATCATCGATCACTCTTCGCTTCACGCAAGTGCCCCTTTAAGTGCCAAGTAG
- a CDS encoding metallopeptidase: MNKTIVFTQLLMLVFLTAGQLLAKDSPALPASHTIRNVEGWNVRVDDRLLTGEHKDKGERALKLLTARLVAIDVVMPEASLEKIRQVVIQLDLDYGKLTAMQYHPDKGWLKRNGYNEDLAKCVHIPSVDAFLSPYENHRMPWVVLHELAHAYHDQFLGFDNARIQSAWDKFKENQNYQSVLTSPGHLREHYALTNPKEFFAEMTEAYFGSNDFYPFVTGELKKDEPEVFALMQEMWGNLPGR; this comes from the coding sequence ATGAATAAGACTATCGTTTTCACGCAACTGCTGATGCTCGTATTCCTTACAGCAGGACAACTATTGGCAAAGGACTCTCCCGCGTTGCCGGCATCCCATACCATCCGCAACGTCGAAGGGTGGAATGTGCGAGTCGACGACCGGCTTCTCACCGGCGAACACAAGGACAAAGGTGAGCGTGCATTAAAGCTACTCACCGCTCGACTTGTGGCAATCGATGTCGTCATGCCTGAGGCATCGCTGGAAAAAATACGCCAGGTCGTCATCCAGCTTGATCTCGACTATGGCAAACTTACCGCTATGCAGTATCACCCAGACAAGGGCTGGCTAAAACGGAACGGCTACAACGAAGATCTTGCCAAGTGCGTTCATATTCCCAGCGTCGATGCTTTTCTTTCCCCCTACGAAAACCACCGTATGCCGTGGGTCGTTCTGCACGAGCTTGCCCATGCCTATCACGATCAATTTCTTGGCTTCGATAATGCGCGCATCCAGTCCGCATGGGACAAGTTTAAAGAGAATCAAAATTACCAGTCTGTCCTCACCAGCCCTGGCCATCTTCGCGAGCATTATGCATTAACGAATCCCAAGGAGTTTTTCGCCGAAATGACGGAAGCTTATTTCGGTTCGAACGACTTCTACCCATTCGTCACCGGCGAACTCAAGAAAGACGAACCAGAAGTTTTTGCCTTGATGCAGGAGATGTGGGGAAATCTACCGGGTCGATAA
- a CDS encoding Gfo/Idh/MocA family protein yields the protein MPKFPQSTRRQFLKGVAAAGAATIIIPSTNRAFGFQNANDRPVFASIGLRNQGWGITSKTTPYADFAALADVDANVLADNVAKLEKKQGKKPDAYNDYRKILDRKDIDAVMIATPDHWHTKIAVEAMYAGKDVYCEKPLTLTIAEGKLIEKVVKETGRVFQVGTMQRSESGQRFLQAVALVNEGRIGKVKRVTCGINGMTGSPVIPVAEVPAGLDWDMWLGPAEKVDYRALPEMRTGYGGGVPLYSNCHYSFRDWHEYSGGKLTDWGAHHVDIACWALGATETGPSKVKPLEYKLSCEYKDGYPVVHDRYNVAKTFKIQADMPNDVEMIITSEGDNGILFEGTDGRFFVNRGKIVGAPVEALASNPLPEGSIEKVYGGPVPANHSVNFIECMASRKQPISDVWSHNRMLEICHLSNIAMRLGRELNWDPEKREIIGDDQANSFLSRENRKGYEIQMG from the coding sequence ATGCCCAAATTTCCGCAAAGCACACGTCGTCAATTCCTGAAGGGAGTTGCCGCCGCAGGTGCCGCTACGATTATCATCCCGTCGACAAATCGTGCCTTCGGTTTCCAAAATGCTAACGATCGTCCTGTCTTTGCCTCGATTGGTCTTCGTAACCAAGGCTGGGGCATTACCAGCAAGACGACTCCTTACGCCGACTTTGCCGCACTGGCCGACGTCGATGCCAACGTTTTGGCAGACAACGTCGCGAAGTTGGAAAAGAAACAAGGCAAGAAGCCTGACGCGTATAACGACTATCGCAAGATCCTCGATCGCAAAGATATCGACGCGGTGATGATTGCCACGCCTGACCACTGGCACACCAAGATCGCTGTCGAAGCGATGTATGCTGGCAAAGACGTCTACTGCGAAAAGCCGCTGACACTGACCATCGCCGAAGGCAAGCTGATCGAAAAGGTTGTCAAGGAAACGGGCCGTGTCTTCCAGGTTGGTACGATGCAGCGTAGCGAAAGTGGCCAACGTTTCCTGCAAGCGGTTGCCTTGGTCAATGAAGGACGTATCGGCAAGGTTAAGAGGGTGACCTGCGGTATCAACGGCATGACAGGCTCCCCAGTGATTCCCGTTGCAGAAGTTCCTGCCGGACTCGACTGGGACATGTGGCTCGGCCCAGCAGAAAAAGTCGACTACCGTGCTCTGCCTGAAATGCGAACAGGTTACGGCGGCGGCGTTCCGCTGTACAGCAATTGCCACTATTCGTTCCGCGACTGGCATGAGTACTCTGGCGGTAAGCTGACCGACTGGGGCGCTCACCACGTCGATATTGCCTGCTGGGCATTGGGCGCGACCGAGACCGGACCAAGTAAGGTGAAACCACTCGAGTACAAGCTGTCTTGCGAGTACAAAGACGGCTACCCGGTCGTTCACGATCGTTACAACGTAGCGAAAACATTTAAGATTCAGGCCGACATGCCCAACGATGTCGAAATGATCATCACCAGCGAAGGTGACAACGGCATCCTCTTCGAAGGGACCGATGGCCGCTTCTTCGTCAACCGCGGCAAGATCGTCGGTGCTCCCGTCGAAGCCCTCGCATCCAATCCTCTGCCTGAGGGTTCAATTGAAAAGGTATACGGTGGCCCGGTTCCAGCGAATCACAGCGTCAACTTCATCGAGTGCATGGCGTCGCGCAAACAGCCGATCTCGGATGTGTGGTCGCACAACCGCATGCTCGAAATTTGCCACCTCTCGAACATCGCTATGCGATTGGGTCGCGAACTCAATTGGGACCCCGAGAAGCGAGAGATCATCGGCGACGATCAGGCCAACTCCTTCCTTTCGCGAGAAAATCGCAAAGGCTACGAGATCCAGATGGGCTAA
- a CDS encoding DUF1559 domain-containing protein: protein MKVRFGRSGFTLVELLVVIAIIGVLIALLLPAVQQAREAARRMQCTNNLKQFGLGLHNHHDTYGQFPVGYEFRSGFTDGDPTWGWAAFLMPFIEQETIYDAIDPKNQTLANAVANANDLAVMKTPLDIFRCPSDTGPDLNDQRKLAGQATAVSNYIGSNSSDLAARNDGIPGTNYGADGIFWENSDCNFADVTDGTSNTFAIGERSWNMNRRNGTGKANYYAGNIYGVEGRLVVGGSPVSTKTLYSVLGGTVRTINYARNDAYESSSFSSLHPGGVQFLFCDGSVQFIPDTVEFDSDNTPDTVLELLASRTDGRPVTIP from the coding sequence ATGAAAGTGCGCTTCGGACGATCCGGCTTTACTTTGGTCGAACTTCTCGTCGTGATCGCAATCATCGGTGTGTTAATCGCTCTTCTGTTACCGGCCGTACAGCAAGCCCGCGAGGCAGCTCGGCGGATGCAATGCACTAACAACTTGAAACAGTTTGGGCTAGGTCTTCACAATCACCACGATACGTATGGTCAGTTTCCGGTGGGCTATGAGTTCCGATCGGGTTTCACTGACGGTGATCCAACCTGGGGATGGGCCGCATTTCTGATGCCGTTCATCGAGCAGGAAACCATTTACGATGCGATCGATCCGAAGAATCAGACGCTTGCCAACGCGGTCGCCAATGCAAATGATCTCGCGGTCATGAAGACACCTCTCGATATCTTCCGCTGTCCGTCGGATACTGGGCCAGATTTGAATGATCAGCGAAAACTTGCTGGGCAGGCGACGGCCGTGTCGAACTACATCGGGTCCAACTCGAGTGATCTGGCCGCGCGGAATGATGGCATTCCAGGAACTAATTACGGTGCCGATGGCATCTTCTGGGAAAACAGCGATTGCAATTTCGCTGATGTTACCGATGGTACGTCAAACACGTTTGCGATCGGCGAACGTAGTTGGAACATGAATCGTCGGAATGGAACCGGTAAAGCAAACTACTACGCAGGTAATATCTATGGCGTAGAAGGGCGACTGGTTGTCGGTGGAAGTCCTGTTTCAACGAAAACGCTTTACTCGGTCCTGGGTGGAACGGTGCGGACGATCAACTATGCGAGGAACGATGCTTACGAGAGTTCTTCGTTTAGTAGCCTGCATCCAGGTGGTGTCCAGTTCCTTTTCTGCGACGGCAGTGTTCAATTCATCCCCGACACGGTGGAATTCGATTCGGACAACACTCCTGATACTGTTCTGGAATTGTTGGCCTCGCGTACTGATGGTCGGCCTGTCACCATTCCTTAG
- the hpt gene encoding hypoxanthine phosphoribosyltransferase: MHTLIETKELATRVTHLATELAETYGDSPLTVLGVMTGSLVLMADLIRQLEMPLKVGVMQARSYRGTATSAGELALNLDMMPQITGQDVLVVDDIFDTGHTLKNVLESIQEHGPTSVRSLVLLSKSERHEVAIRPDFVGFHIPNEFVVGYGLDYQDLYRNLPFVAALEDHEIASHA; encoded by the coding sequence TTGCATACTTTGATTGAAACGAAAGAACTAGCCACAAGAGTCACCCATCTGGCGACGGAACTGGCGGAAACCTACGGAGACAGCCCCCTGACGGTGCTCGGGGTGATGACCGGCAGTCTGGTATTGATGGCAGACCTGATTCGTCAGCTTGAAATGCCGCTGAAAGTGGGCGTTATGCAGGCCCGCAGCTATCGAGGAACCGCCACTTCCGCGGGTGAACTGGCCTTAAACCTCGACATGATGCCGCAAATTACCGGGCAAGACGTGCTGGTCGTCGATGACATCTTCGATACGGGACATACCCTGAAGAATGTGCTCGAAAGCATCCAAGAGCATGGCCCGACCTCGGTTCGATCACTGGTGCTGCTTTCCAAGTCCGAGCGACACGAAGTCGCAATCCGGCCTGACTTTGTCGGCTTTCATATTCCCAACGAGTTCGTCGTGGGTTACGGTTTGGATTATCAAGACCTCTACCGCAATCTGCCGTTTGTTGCGGCACTGGAAGACCACGAGATCGCTTCGCACGCATGA
- a CDS encoding sulfatase: protein MILIFIDDLGFGDVEFNGAQGPRTPNLNQMAAEGMKFTDFYVGCAVCSGSRTALLTGTHYQRLSMNPVLFPNSNQGLHPEEQTIADMLKDAGYRTACVGKWHLGHLPPCLPTYQGFDSYFGIPYSNDMWIDPANKLANDLVLRDGVTMQQMQDGVTKKNVVPLMRDEEIIEYPCDQNTITKRYTEEAIRFIQTESDKPFFLYLPHTMVHLPLHVSQEFQGRTDKLIWDAIEEVDWSVGEILKTVRDQGIAENTLVIFTSDNGAAVGSSLPLRAKKASVYDGGIREPTLMWWPGTIPASSVCDEITASIDLLPTLAKLCDGKLSGRKIDGVDIRTVMLTENAEGPRESYVLMHGEGTVRHGKWKYYPWKEKKQGRDAPQGRTPSNEPVQLYDIVADIGETNNVSAQHPEVCEQLQKMYEDHVADIKASKRPTAPLIRSQDAKPPTLPSRKKS, encoded by the coding sequence GTGATCCTGATTTTCATCGACGACTTAGGATTCGGTGACGTTGAATTCAATGGAGCCCAAGGCCCACGAACGCCCAATCTAAACCAGATGGCCGCCGAAGGAATGAAGTTCACCGACTTCTATGTCGGCTGTGCTGTCTGCTCTGGCTCTCGGACAGCGCTGCTGACTGGCACGCACTATCAGAGACTCAGTATGAACCCAGTTCTCTTTCCCAACAGCAATCAGGGCCTGCATCCAGAGGAACAGACGATTGCGGACATGCTCAAAGATGCCGGCTATCGAACGGCCTGCGTGGGGAAATGGCACCTGGGTCATCTCCCCCCTTGCCTGCCGACATATCAAGGATTCGACAGCTACTTCGGCATCCCTTATAGCAATGACATGTGGATCGACCCGGCTAATAAGCTGGCCAACGACCTCGTGCTCCGCGATGGGGTAACCATGCAGCAGATGCAAGATGGCGTCACGAAAAAGAACGTCGTCCCACTGATGCGAGATGAAGAAATCATCGAATATCCCTGCGACCAGAACACGATCACCAAACGCTACACCGAGGAAGCGATTCGCTTTATCCAAACGGAAAGTGACAAACCATTCTTTCTGTATCTGCCGCATACGATGGTGCACTTGCCGCTACACGTCAGCCAAGAATTCCAAGGACGAACCGATAAGTTGATTTGGGACGCGATTGAAGAGGTCGACTGGTCTGTTGGCGAGATTCTAAAAACCGTTCGCGATCAAGGTATCGCCGAAAACACCCTAGTCATCTTCACGAGTGACAATGGTGCAGCGGTGGGCTCTTCACTTCCGCTCCGAGCCAAGAAGGCGAGTGTGTATGACGGGGGCATTCGTGAGCCAACGCTCATGTGGTGGCCAGGGACGATCCCCGCCAGTTCCGTATGCGATGAAATCACGGCTTCGATCGATCTTTTGCCGACGCTGGCCAAACTGTGTGATGGGAAGCTTTCCGGGCGCAAAATCGATGGAGTCGACATTCGCACGGTTATGCTGACAGAAAACGCCGAGGGGCCTCGCGAGTCATATGTTCTCATGCATGGTGAAGGAACCGTCCGACACGGGAAATGGAAGTACTACCCGTGGAAAGAAAAGAAGCAGGGACGCGATGCCCCACAGGGGCGAACACCTTCGAACGAACCAGTTCAACTTTACGACATCGTCGCTGATATCGGCGAAACCAACAATGTTTCCGCCCAACACCCTGAAGTCTGCGAGCAGTTGCAGAAGATGTACGAAGACCACGTCGCAGATATCAAAGCATCAAAGCGTCCTACGGCACCGCTAATTCGCTCGCAAGATGCCAAACCGCCAACCCTTCCCAGCCGCAAGAAGTCCTAA
- a CDS encoding glycosyltransferase family 4 protein, whose amino-acid sequence MTPLRLALVTRRFWPLVGGAEIVMANLAEELTRQGHQVQLVTAQWHPDWPKQISHRGIPVVRLPNPSVRGWGTVRYMMSLGRWLRTHQSQLDAVYVSMLKHSAVVATSRLQGSKVPIILRAEGAGDTGDCAFHETANFGHRIRRTCQQADGFVAPSQQIFDEMISSGFERDKIRFIPNGVRVGPARSDEQRRAARAALAAANPILTLAESAPLVVFTGRLHPGKGLTKVVRAWSYVLQRFPMARLWLIGEGPQEGELTSLVGAMGLQSRIILPGAFDTVEDVLAAADAFVLPSLHEGMSIALLEAMAAKLPCVVSDIPGNRILIDHDETGIVFPVDDVSALADSIIRVIESQQLAKSLGDAARSRVIQHFSLERCATDHVNYFRSLMEQKRLR is encoded by the coding sequence ATGACACCTCTCCGCCTGGCACTTGTCACTCGCCGATTCTGGCCTTTGGTCGGAGGGGCGGAAATAGTTATGGCCAACCTGGCCGAAGAACTCACGCGTCAAGGACATCAAGTTCAACTCGTGACCGCCCAGTGGCATCCTGATTGGCCGAAACAGATCTCGCATCGCGGCATTCCTGTCGTTCGCCTGCCTAACCCATCGGTTCGCGGCTGGGGAACTGTGCGCTACATGATGTCTCTTGGCCGCTGGTTACGAACGCATCAATCGCAGCTCGATGCAGTCTACGTCTCGATGCTCAAACATAGTGCCGTCGTCGCGACATCACGCCTGCAAGGGAGCAAAGTCCCGATTATCTTGCGGGCCGAAGGAGCCGGCGATACAGGGGACTGTGCCTTTCACGAAACCGCCAATTTCGGCCATCGCATTCGTCGCACCTGCCAGCAGGCAGATGGCTTTGTGGCTCCCAGCCAACAGATTTTCGACGAGATGATTTCATCTGGGTTCGAGCGAGACAAGATTCGCTTTATCCCCAACGGTGTCCGCGTCGGACCTGCGCGGAGCGACGAACAGCGTCGCGCGGCTCGGGCTGCACTTGCCGCTGCCAATCCAATTCTGACCCTCGCCGAGTCCGCCCCGCTGGTAGTCTTCACCGGTCGACTTCATCCGGGAAAAGGTCTTACTAAAGTCGTGCGTGCGTGGTCGTATGTCCTGCAACGTTTCCCTATGGCACGCCTATGGCTGATCGGGGAAGGCCCTCAGGAAGGCGAACTCACTTCGTTAGTCGGAGCCATGGGACTGCAAAGTCGTATCATCTTGCCAGGGGCGTTCGACACGGTCGAAGACGTACTGGCTGCGGCCGATGCTTTTGTGCTGCCGTCATTGCACGAAGGAATGTCAATCGCACTGCTGGAAGCGATGGCGGCGAAACTTCCCTGTGTGGTAAGCGATATCCCTGGAAATCGCATTCTGATAGACCACGATGAAACGGGAATCGTCTTTCCGGTTGATGATGTTAGTGCCCTGGCCGATTCCATCATTCGGGTAATCGAAAGCCAGCAGCTGGCGAAAAGCCTGGGAGATGCGGCCCGTTCGCGTGTGATTCAACACTTTAGCCTGGAACGCTGCGCGACCGATCACGTCAATTACTTTCGATCGCTGATGGAACAAAAGCGTCTTCGATAG
- a CDS encoding rhodanese-like domain-containing protein has product MRKIMLAGTIAVGLGIFLVGAVLTGEEGITQSANENPQIDYQGFLKQVQEVAKVREKRRVSEEEFIRMMNDPKTIVLDARSKRMYDLLHVKGAVHISLPDMTAEDLAELIPQKDTRVVIYCNNNFKNEPQAFAPKAPVASLNLNTYNTLYSYGYRNIYELKPLLDRRETKIPFAGTSAENSK; this is encoded by the coding sequence ATGCGTAAGATCATGTTGGCGGGTACCATTGCTGTCGGATTGGGAATCTTTTTGGTCGGGGCAGTCCTGACGGGCGAAGAGGGGATTACTCAGTCAGCCAATGAAAACCCGCAGATCGACTACCAAGGCTTCCTGAAACAGGTGCAAGAGGTCGCTAAGGTTCGTGAAAAGCGACGCGTATCTGAGGAAGAGTTCATTCGAATGATGAATGATCCTAAGACAATCGTTCTCGACGCCCGCAGCAAGCGGATGTACGACCTACTTCATGTGAAAGGAGCTGTGCATATCTCGTTGCCGGACATGACTGCCGAGGATCTGGCTGAGCTGATTCCCCAAAAAGACACTCGCGTGGTGATCTACTGTAACAACAACTTTAAGAATGAACCCCAGGCCTTTGCCCCTAAGGCTCCCGTCGCTTCGCTCAACTTGAATACCTACAACACGCTGTATAGCTATGGCTATCGAAACATCTATGAGTTGAAGCCTCTCTTGGACCGCCGCGAAACGAAGATTCCCTTCGCTGGCACTTCCGCTGAAAACAGCAAGTAA
- a CDS encoding YciI family protein — protein sequence MKYMLLVYGAETCWTPESREDCMRKSMAICEELEKEGKLIAASPLQSISTSKTVRVREGKPLVTTGPFAETTEQLGGYYILDVATEEEALAIAARIPPASVGCVEVRPLDHLPQ from the coding sequence ATGAAGTACATGTTGCTGGTTTACGGAGCGGAAACGTGCTGGACGCCTGAGAGCCGCGAGGATTGCATGCGCAAAAGCATGGCGATTTGCGAGGAATTGGAAAAGGAAGGCAAGTTAATTGCCGCGTCCCCGCTTCAGTCTATTTCGACGTCCAAGACGGTTCGGGTTAGGGAAGGCAAGCCGTTGGTTACGACCGGACCTTTCGCCGAAACGACCGAGCAGCTAGGCGGATATTACATATTGGATGTTGCCACCGAAGAAGAAGCCCTGGCGATAGCTGCCCGGATCCCTCCGGCTTCGGTAGGTTGCGTTGAAGTCCGCCCGTTGGACCACCTTCCACAGTAG